The region GCATATTCTCGACTCCAAAAAGAAACTTCGTGACCGGTCACGCAATACTTAGCTACTCGATCATCAAAATGTTGGGCTAATACAGTTCCAGAAAAAACATCAGTGATAAGCATTCTAGCCCCAGGCTTTAAAGCACTAAAGAATCTTTTGAAACCTTCTGTTTTATCAAACAAATGATGTAGCGCTCCAAATGACCAAATTGCATCTACTGAATTAGGTTGTATGGTTAACGTATCTCCTCCTTCACGTCGAATTTCAATATTACTTCTTTTCAATTGGAGTACACCATCTGATTGATCTTCTGATGGATCAGTAACGATTACTTTACCGTTTGGAAGTACGGCATCGGCAATAGTTCCTGAAAAAACACCATTACCTGCACCGACTTCTAAAATAACTTCCCCTGGTTGAGGGTTTAGAAATCGTCGCATTACTTCAATGTCCCCTTTTCGAGCGTTAGGAAATTCTAGTAAAGCTTCACCATATAATTGAGCTCGTATACCATCAAATTCTGCCATATGGTTAAAACTCTACCAGGTTAGAAGTTAAAAGTCATTATATAAAACAAAAGCCGCTGGGCGAACCATACGGCATTTGTCGTAAAGATCCTACGATTTTCACGACAACTTTCTCATCTTATCAATGAGAGACGATAAACCTAGCTCGCTAGCAGCACCTTCCGAATGTTTGTCCCGAAAGATAAGCCAGCAGTGAACATGTCCAACCCTCTGACCAGCTTCTTGTCCTTGGTTAAAACTCAGATTGAATGATCTTCCAGCTATTGTCTGGCCAAAGTGATCACTTAAAAGCTGCTGCGTGGCCCCGTGCCAATCAGACGGCAAATCGATGATCGACTCAACATGCTCTTTGGGAATAATCAGAAAACGATCATCGATGACATTACCTCCTCCATCACAGGCGGCGACTAAATAAGCCATGTCATTTTGACACAAGGTTACCACCTTCCCATTCTCAACACAGAACGGACAGTCTTTTGGCATAAGAAAACCTCTTTTCTAAAGGATTTGGTTGTAGTTGGATGGTTCTTCTAGGTTAATTATTACAATATATTTAAATGATTGTCAACTTGGGTGCACTGCTCGCTTTTTGGAGAAGCTCCCAGCACACGCCAAAAATTAGAACTTGCCCTTCGATTACTCAGGACACTGGATTTTTATAGTCACTTCGTTCCTTAAAAATTCGTGGGTGCCTAGAGAGAATCGAACTCTCGATACCGGTTCCACAAACCGGAGTTTTGCCACTAAACTATAGGCACCATATGTTTTTACTTTCGCCAAAAAGCTATTTATAGCTTGGCGGTTCCTCTGTTATACCAGATTTAGCATTACTAAGTCTAGCTAAAGCGTATAGAAGACTCGATAAACGATTTAGATAAGGCAACGTAAATTCTCCTAATTTGACAGCTCCCTCTTCTGAGACACCCACCACCCGCCGCTCCGCCCGCCTAGCAATCGTTCGACCAATATCAAACAAGGCAGCTAATTCTGAACCACCGGAGACAAAGAAAGATGTGATCGGCGGTAATTCTTGTTCCATTCCGTCTACTAAAGTTTCTAAGCCTTTCACTTTCTCTTCAATAATATGTTTATCCGCTCCGGCCAACTCTGCCTGAATAATAAATAGATTATGTTGAACCTCGCCTACAATATCAGCAAAGGTTCTATCAGAAGCAATCGTAAAATTTTGTTCAGCCGACTTAACTTTACACAAACCCAAGAAAGAATTTATTTCATCCAAAGTCCCTAAAGCTTCAGCAATAGCCGAACTTTTAGAAATTCTTTGATCACAACCAAAAGTTTTGGTTGTACCTTTGTCACCTTTTCGAGTATAGAGCATAAGAAAATAATTCGGGGGGCGCAAGTCTTAAAACTCACGCCCCCCCCTAGAAGAATACATCTCTGGCGTTGGCCATTTGAGCTTCGGTACAGACCACCCAAGATTCACAACGCTCGTCGCTGGAACTAGATTCTACCGGGTACTGATCTCGCACCGCCTCTTCGGCTTCGGTCTTAGAATTAAAACATCCTTCAAGTTGGTACACCTCTGGCTGACCCTTGCCAGCAGGAGGGAAAAATATAACATTATATTTTTCCTTTGGCATGGGAGACCTCCTTTCTATCTAATTATAGACGAAGCAGACACCCCGCACAAGCAAGTTGTGCGGGGCTAAAAAAAAGGAAAGAACATCTGGCGGGTCAGTTTGTGTTTAGGGGCTTCAGGTAACTTCTGGCGACCCCAAATTCTCACATACTCAACACTGTCCAGTGGTGAAGAAAGAAGCTCTCTGTGTTTTTTCTTAACAAAAGCACAAGCCTGCCTAGCTGAAAAAGCATAAACTTCCCTGATAAACTCCACAACCTTATCTGGGCGCTTACCAAAAACATACCAGGTTTTCTTCTGTTTCCGTTTTTTCTTTTTGGCTTTTTTCTGTTTAGCCACAGGTATCACCCCCTTTCTATCTTTGACTTTACTCTCGGTAAATTAAAAATCAACTGTGCGCGGGGGGAGACTTGAACTCCCACGCCTTGCGGCACACGCACCTCAAGCGTGCTTGGCTACCAGTTACAACACCCGCGCATAGGTCATATTATTGTCTGTCTCCATCAAAAAAACAAGCGGACAATTGTCCGCTTGTTTTTTATTTCTCTTCAGTGGTTTCTGCTGGCGTTTCTGTTTCTGGTATCTCTTCACCCGTTGCTTCGGCGACAGCTACCTCATTGGCGGCAGTGATCACCTCTTCGGGTGTAACGTACAATTCTTCATCTTCGTTAACAGCCTTAACTCCTGTTTGTTTCATCCGACGACGAATCTCTTTAGCTGCTTTGTCACGGATATAATAAAGTTTAGCTTTGCGAACTTTAGAAGTTTTAACGATTTCAATCTTATCAATATTAGGAGAATAGAGTGGGAAAATCTTTTCCATGCCCACCCCACTAGCTACCTTGCGAACAGTAAAAGTCGCCCCTGGTTCAAAACCATGTTTGCGAGCAATAACCAAACCTTCATAAGCTTGAAGACGGGTCTTGCCTTTTTCCTGAATTTTTTGCCAAACTCGCACTGTCGTACCAGGGCGAAGGTCAACTTTTTGACGCTTAACCATATCGACAGACGAAACTTTGAAGGCGGTAGCTAATGACATAACAGTGAAGACATTATCACAAACTGGCTAGGTAATCAAGGGCAGAAGTGAAATCAGCCGGGGTTTCTGCCTCTAAATGAAAAACTTCCCCCTCTGGGCTCTTAAATTCCAAGATCTTAGCATGTAGAGCCTGGCGACCAAGTCCTGGTAAACACTCCCGACCGGGGGCATATAAGGAATCACAAACAATCGGATGACTGATAAACTTTAAATGCACCCTAATCTGATGAGTTCGCCCAGTCTCTGGTTTGACCTCCAAATAACTATACCCAGGAAATTGTTTAATCACTTGATAGTTCGTTTTAGCCTCCCGCAACTTACCCACCGCCTGTTTGTAGGCCGATCGGACCCGAGGATCTTTCCGACTACGACCAATTGCTGACTCTATGACCCCCTCTTCCTCTTTAAAGTTGCCATAAACCAGAGCTTGGTAGGTTTTTTTAATCTCGTGATTTTGAAAAGCTTCCTTTAACCAATCATAAGCTGACTGTTTTTTGGCAATCAATAAAATACCGCTAGTGTCTTTGTCTAGGCGATGAACAATACCCGGTCGATCAATTACTTCCCCGGAATCCAATTTCATTGACTCACCCACCCCTCGACACTCTGGATGGCACTTCAAAACCCAGTCGACTAAAGTTTGATTAGAAGAGTGACTATCACCATGAACAGCTAAACCGGCCGGCTTATTAACAGCCAAGAAATCATCACCCTCATAAACAACAGGAATATTAATCATCATGTCTTGATAAAATGACACAAATACTGTATTGTAGCAATGTTTGCAACCAAATAGGCGGGCGATTAGCTCAGTTGGTAGAGCAACTCATTTACACTGAGAAGGTCAGGGGTTCGAGTCCCTTATCGCCCACCACAAACAAAAAAGTCTTTGATCTAATCAAAGACTTTTTTGTTTGTGGGTGCCCCTGGTTGGAATCGAACCAACATTAACGGCTTAGAAGTCCGCTGTTCTATCCATTGAACTACGGGGGCAAGCTGGTTCGTTAACCCTCCAAATATACTGTCATTATAACGAAGGGTCAACAACCTTGGGTGCTGCTTTATAAAGTAAGTCAAATCGATCAGCTCTACGATCTAAAATAGAAACTGCCTCATCCAAATCTTTTTGATTAATTGTTGTTTTCTTGGCAATTTCTATTTGAATAGAC is a window of Candidatus Vogelbacteria bacterium DNA encoding:
- a CDS encoding class I SAM-dependent methyltransferase, which encodes MAEFDGIRAQLYGEALLEFPNARKGDIEVMRRFLNPQPGEVILEVGAGNGVFSGTIADAVLPNGKVIVTDPSEDQSDGVLQLKRSNIEIRREGGDTLTIQPNSVDAIWSFGALHHLFDKTEGFKRFFSALKPGARMLITDVFSGTVLAQHFDDRVAKYCVTGHEVSFWSREYADTLCFLNGFEKPEFYDFDAKWVFDKKEDIGVFLYKLHAMTKTTPEECLRGAEEMLGVEEEGGKFFLHYPLTTIVTRKKPN
- a CDS encoding HIT domain-containing protein — translated: MPKDCPFCVENGKVVTLCQNDMAYLVAACDGGGNVIDDRFLIIPKEHVESIIDLPSDWHGATQQLLSDHFGQTIAGRSFNLSFNQGQEAGQRVGHVHCWLIFRDKHSEGAASELGLSSLIDKMRKLS
- a CDS encoding cob(I)yrinic acid a,c-diamide adenosyltransferase, whose protein sequence is MLYTRKGDKGTTKTFGCDQRISKSSAIAEALGTLDEINSFLGLCKVKSAEQNFTIASDRTFADIVGEVQHNLFIIQAELAGADKHIIEEKVKGLETLVDGMEQELPPITSFFVSGGSELAALFDIGRTIARRAERRVVGVSEEGAVKLGEFTLPYLNRLSSLLYALARLSNAKSGITEEPPSYK
- the rplS gene encoding 50S ribosomal protein L19 codes for the protein MSLATAFKVSSVDMVKRQKVDLRPGTTVRVWQKIQEKGKTRLQAYEGLVIARKHGFEPGATFTVRKVASGVGMEKIFPLYSPNIDKIEIVKTSKVRKAKLYYIRDKAAKEIRRRMKQTGVKAVNEDEELYVTPEEVITAANEVAVAEATGEEIPETETPAETTEEK
- a CDS encoding RluA family pseudouridine synthase, producing the protein MSFYQDMMINIPVVYEGDDFLAVNKPAGLAVHGDSHSSNQTLVDWVLKCHPECRGVGESMKLDSGEVIDRPGIVHRLDKDTSGILLIAKKQSAYDWLKEAFQNHEIKKTYQALVYGNFKEEEGVIESAIGRSRKDPRVRSAYKQAVGKLREAKTNYQVIKQFPGYSYLEVKPETGRTHQIRVHLKFISHPIVCDSLYAPGRECLPGLGRQALHAKILEFKSPEGEVFHLEAETPADFTSALDYLASL